The genomic segment CACCGATGGCGCCGTAGGTCTCGGGTCGCACGCCGTAGCGTTGCTCGACGTCGGCGATGAGATCGGCGTAGGCGGCCTGGAGGCCCGACCAGACGTCGTCGATCGAGTAGGTCCACATGCGGTCGACGAACTCGTTCTCCCAGTCGTGACTGCCGACGGCGAGCACGGTGGACGGGTCGTCGCCGATCAGGCAGGCCTTGATGCGGGTCGACCCCAGTTCGATGCCGAGCGACGTGCGGCCGTTCAGGATGGCGTCGCGGGCTTTCAGTGTGGACTCCGCGACTGGCTCGCTCATGGTGCAGTGACTCCCTCGGCTCGGAATGTGATCGCTCACATTGCGCATCGAGCTTACGACATCCACCCCCTCCTCTGGAAGCGCGAGCTCCCTTCCCTGTGAACTTCTTGCCGCTCCAGGTGGCCGGCCCACGATTTCGGGGCGGTTGGCGGCAACAATCGGCGGGGCGGGGCGGGAGTCGGGCGGGGTGCCGGATGGGCGCGGTCAGGTGCGCGGCGTGTGCCGGATGCGCGCGGTCAGGCGAGGTCGGAGGGCGGCGGTGCCGTCGATGCGCGTGTCACGAGCATGGGCAGCGCTGACGGGGGAGCCGGCTGCTCACCGAGCAGCAGAGCGACGCAGCGCCGCCCGGCCTCGGCGAAGTCCTGGCGCACAGTGGTGAGCGGCGGGAGGTAGTGCGCGGCCTCGGGAGTGTCGTCGAAGCCGACGACACTCAGCTGGCGCGGAACATCCACCCCTGCGTCGCTCGCCGCGTGAAGCACACCGAGCGCCATCTGGTCGTTCGACGAGAAGATCGCCGTCGCGCCCCGGGCGATCAAGTCCTGCCCAGCGCTGTAGCCCGATGACGCGCTCCAATCCCCGGCGGAGACCAGGTCGGTCGGCAACGCCCGGTCGTCGAGTTCAGCCGTGAATCCGGCGAGGCGGGAGGTGGCGTCGATCCAGTCGGCAGGCCCGGCGACGTGCCCGATCCGTCGGTGTCCGAGCTCGGCGAGATGAGCCGTGGCGATGCGCGCACCCTCCACCTGATCGAGGGCGAGTTCGGAGGTGCCGACCGTCGCGAGGGTCTGGAGCGTCACGAAGGGCACGCTGAACGAGCGATCGGAGAGACTCGCCAAGACCTGCAGTTGCGGGGCGATGACGACGAGACCTTCGGCGGAGAGGTCGACCAGGTGGTTGATGGCCTCGTCGATGGAGGCCTGATCGAGGCCGTCGGCGTTCGCGATGGTCACGCTGTATCCCCGGCTCCGGGCGGCGGCTTCGACGGCGCTGATGCCCGAGGCGGGCCCGTACT from the Herbiconiux aconitum genome contains:
- a CDS encoding LacI family DNA-binding transcriptional regulator, translating into MTPEPIPDAAKPPRAASVFDVAKAAGVSHQTVSRVLNGHPSVRPATRQKVLDAMRALSYRPNLAARALVTSRSRIIGILSTSSGEYGPASGISAVEAAARSRGYSVTIANADGLDQASIDEAINHLVDLSAEGLVVIAPQLQVLASLSDRSFSVPFVTLQTLATVGTSELALDQVEGARIATAHLAELGHRRIGHVAGPADWIDATSRLAGFTAELDDRALPTDLVSAGDWSASSGYSAGQDLIARGATAIFSSNDQMALGVLHAASDAGVDVPRQLSVVGFDDTPEAAHYLPPLTTVRQDFAEAGRRCVALLLGEQPAPPSALPMLVTRASTAPPPSDLA